One genomic window of Equus caballus isolate H_3958 breed thoroughbred chromosome 6, TB-T2T, whole genome shotgun sequence includes the following:
- the MFSD5 gene encoding molybdate-anion transporter: MLVTAYLVFVVLLASCLGLELSRCRAKPPGRACSNPSFLRFQLDFYQVYFLALAADWLQAPYLYKLYQHYHFLEGQIAILYVCGLASTVLFGLVASSLVDWLGRKKSCVLFSLTYSLCCLTKLSRDYFMLLVGRALGGLSTALLFSAFEAWYIHEHMERHDFPAEWIPATFARAAFWNHVLAVGAGVAAEAVACWVGLGPVAPFVAAIPLLGLAGALALHNWGENYDRQRAFSRTCAGGLRCLLSDRRVLLLGTIQALFESVIFIFVFLWTPVLDPYGAPLGIIFSSFMAASLLGSSLYRIATSKRYHLQPMHLLSLAVLIVVFSLFMLTFSTSPGQESPVESFIAFLLIELACGLYFPSMSFLRRKVIPETEQAGVLNWFRVPLHLLACLGLLVLHDSDRKTGTRNMFSICSAVMVMALLAVVGLFTVVRHDAELRVPSPTGEPYAPEL, translated from the coding sequence ATGCTGGTGACTGCCTACCTTGTCTTTGTGGTCCTCCTAGCCTCCTGCTTGGGGCTGGAACTGTCAAGATGCCGGGCTAAACCTCCTGGAAGGGCCTGCAGCAATCCCTCCTTCCTTCGGTTTCAACTGGACTTCTATCAAGTGTACTTCCTGGCCCTGGCAGCTGACTGGCTCCAGGCCCCCTACCTCTATAAACTCTATCAGCATTACCACTTCCTGGAGGGTCAAATTGCCATCCTCTATGTCTGTGGCCTTGCCTCCACAGTCCTTTTTGGGCTGGTGGCCTCCTCCCTTGTGGATTGGCTGGGTCGCAAGAAGTCTTGtgtcctcttctctctcacttACTCTCTTTGCTGCTTAACCAAACTCTCTCGGGACTACTTTATGCTGCTGGTGGGCCGAGCACTCGGTGGGCTGTCCACAGCTCTGCTCTTCTCGGCCTTCGAGGCCTGGTACATCCACGAGCACATGGAACGGCATGACTTCCCTGCTGAGTGGATCCCAGCTACCTTTGCCCGAGCTGCCttctggaaccatgtgctggctGTAGGGGCAGGTGTGGCAGCTGAGGCTGTGGcctgctgggtggggctggggcctgtAGCGCCCTTTGTGGCTGCCATCCCTCTCTTGGGTCTGGCTGGCGCCTTGGCCCTTCACAACTGGGGAGAGAACTATGATCGGCAGCGTGCCTTCTCAAGGACCTGTGCTGGGGGCCTGCGCTGCCTCCTCTCAGACCGCCGTGTGCTGCTGCTGGGCACCATACAGGCCCTGTTTGAGAGTGTCATTTTCATCTTTGTCTTCCTCTGGACACCTGTACTGGACCCATATGGGGCCCCGCTGGGCATCATCTTCTCCAGCTTCATGGCAGCCAGCCTGCTCGGCTCTTCCCTGTACCGCATTGCCACCTCCAAGAGGTACCACCTTCAGCCCATGCACCTACTCTCCCTTGCTGTCCTCATCGTCGTCTTCTCCCTCTTCATGTTGACTTTCTCCACCAGCCCAGGCCAGGAGAGTCCAGTGGAGTCCTTCATAGCTTTCCTGCTTATCGAATTGGCCTGTGGGCTATACTTTCCCAGCATGAGCTTCCTGCGGAGAAAAGTGATCCCTGAGACAGAGCAAGCTGGTGTACTCAACTGGTTTCGCGTGCCCCTGCACTTACTGGCCTGCCTGGGGCTCCTAGTCCTCCACGACAGTGATCGCAAAACGGGCACTCGGAACATGTTCAGCATATGCTCCGCTGTCATGGTGATGGCTCTACTGGCGGTGGTGGGGCTCTTCACTGTGGTAAGGCACGATGCTGAGCTGCGGGTGCCCTCACCCACTGGGGAGCCCTATGCCCCTGAGCTCTAA
- the LOC138924826 gene encoding sperm mitochondrial-associated cysteine-rich protein codes for MDFSLGLRLGPRNKKATHQQPPIPSGHGPPTASPCLSCQPSVCACPCPGCPPPTCSGTAYPSYAATCPSCPSLPGPPCTCSCPPCPPCPACPPSTCPHSSCIPCPGPQVTCCHLSPCPNYPCSKGRASCPTSCLGCSDSCGCGRGAAWGPPGSIGRCNCCSRGQRPSQRHCLIV; via the coding sequence ATGGACTTCTCTCTGGGCCTACGCTTGGGGCCTCGGAACAAGAAGGCCACCCACCAACAGCCCCCTATCCCCTCTGGGCACGGCCCACCAACTGCCTCTCCTTGTCTGTCCTGTCAGCCCTCTGTCTgtgcctgcccctgccctggcTGTCCCCCTCCCACCTGTTCTGGCACTGCCTATCCCTCTTATGCAGCTACGTGCCCCTCCTGTCCCAGCCTCCCTGGCCCACCCTGTAcctgctcctgccctccctgccctccttgccctgcctgtcctccctcGACTTGTCCCCACAGCTCCTGCATCCCATGCCCTGGTCCACAGGTGACCTGCTGCCACCTCTCCCCTTGTCCCAATTACCCTTGCTCCAAGGGCCGAGCTTCCTGTCCGACCTCCTGCTTGGGCTGCAGTGACAGCTGTGGCTGTGGCCGGGGGGCTGCCTGGGGGCCTCCAGGCTCCATTGGCCGCTGTAACTGCTGCTCCAGGGGACAACGCCCCTCTCAGAGGCACTGTCTCATAGTCTAG